From the Globicephala melas chromosome 8, mGloMel1.2, whole genome shotgun sequence genome, the window tttttcttaattgaagtagttgatttacaatgttacatgtgtacagaaaagtgattcagttatgtatgtatacacacacacatatacattctttttcagatccttttccattttgttattacaagatattgaggacttccctgctggcacagtggttaagaatctgcctgccaatgcaggggacatgggttcgagccctggtccaggaagatcccacatgctgcacagcaactaagcccgtgtgccacaactagtgagcctgcgctctagagcccaagagacacagctactgaagccctcgcgtcTAGAGCcgatgctccgtaacaagagaagccactgcaatgagaagcccacacaccgcaacgaagagtagcccccgctcgccacaactagagaaagcccacgcgcagcaacgaagacccgatgcagccataaataaacaaataaataagtaaataaatttaaaaaaaagatattgagtacagttccctgtgctatacagcaagccCTTGTTCTTCATTTTATATACAGGAGTGTGGATACATACTCTTTATCCTATTTGACCTCTTGTCAGCAGACTTGACCACTTCAAGCATCTGAAATAGTTAAGTCTTCTATATTTGCATGCCACCATAACACCCTTCTACTAGAGCATTTATCACATTATATTCTAATTATTTGCCTATAAGAGTATATCTTCATCTTGAATTTAAGGTTAAGAGTAGAGCTTGTTTGATCAAACTTTGAATTCTAAGTACCTAATAGTTTTATGGTACATAAAAGGCACCACTGATTTCATTTAACCAAATGGAATATGTCTCGTGAATTGATTTCTAACTGAAAATGTCTAAGTTCCTAGCAAGCAGAATCTATGCTTCATTCTTCAGTAAGCAATGCCTCTGTAACACCTAGCCTTGTACCATGACTCCATTCTGAAAGAGGATCTGAAAAATCTAGATTACAGTTGTTCAAACTAGGGTCACTAATATTGGGGGGCACTTAGCACAAACCTAGGGTGGAAAATTGTTTATTTCGTTAAACAGCTCTAGTGAGTTTGGAAAATTTGACAGTGCAGCTGAAAGAGCAAGCTAGTATTTATCGAGTGCCAAGTCAGTGACGCAAGCACCATTTACTACAGAAGCTCAAAGCAGGGCAGTCACAGAATGATGGCATGCTTTGGAAGGTTAAGAataggggtgagggtggggatatgggatGAAGGACTGAGAGTGAAAACTCTTCCTGGGAACCTGGAAGATGAGTGAAACTTAAAGGATAAAATAAGGGAGAACAGGCAAAGAGAATACAAAGGCTTGATCTGAGCCAACTATGGCAATGCCTGAAAGACAGTGGACCAACTGAAGTTTCTGTAAAATGCTACACTCTCGAAGATAAAGAGGGGGACAACGTGTGTCCGTGTCAGGAGGGTGCCTGATGTGGTGGAAGATGGCAACCAACAGCTGTTTTGTACCTAGTCTGTGCCAGCACAGTTAGACGCCTTCTGTGATAATTTAGTGCTCACAGACTAAATCTAAAGTAGGCCCTGAAGGAAACAGACTTAGCTAATAACGTGCTGGAGTCTGCCGACAACTATCATCCTCTTCGCAATACACCAATTGTCTTCTACGGTGGAAACTATTACACGTTCAAGGGTAAGAAAAAGAAACGATACATGCGACGAAATTGGATTCACAAGTGTCCAAATTCTGTGACCAAGATGGAGTGCAAATTAATCTGATGGGACCAGCAGTCCCCAGAGAAAGGGATATATTGTCAGAAATCCCTCTTTACGGCTTCTCAATTTTACTGTAACATGAAATATCAATTTCCCAAATTTGGAACATGGGCAGGGAAAAGGTTATTCCTCCATGTGCACGTTAATACAAATAATAGATAATACAACTGTCTGTGTCCAAATGGAGAATCAGAGACTGCACTGGGGGAACGGGGTCCATATCTCACTGGGGATTAATATTAGGGAGACTGAGGAACACAGGCTCAGGCTTAGACGTTTAGGAAAGCAGATTATTGAAACCTTAAATGGGTTCCTGCCAAACCGGTCTACTTGGTGAGAGGGATATCTTTTTACAGGTGTCCCCACTCCAATGCCAAGTGGTTAGGAAAAACTTCTCTTTTAACACctggaaaataaagacatttaccAGTAGATAAGGGGGGAAAACGTGGTCACTGGGCTTAGGGAGTCAAAGGTTTTTGACGTCCTAGTCAGAGTTTGAATTCATTTTTCGTAGACTGGAACTAGTTATACTTGACGTGAAATGCTACTGGGAAGATTAAAGATAAAAAGTAAGTCACTTGGCACAcactatttattcaataaataactaCAATGGGAGTGGGAAGTGAGGGGAACAAGATAAACGAGAGGTGGGAAGTAGAAGAGAACGTCAATTTTCTCTGACCACTCACCCAGCAGGGTCCCGATGACTCGGGCAGCGCCCTCGTTGCGTCGCTCGTAGCTGTCCACGATGGAGGCCAAAATGACCGGGTGCAGCCGGACCACGCGGCCGCCAGGGAAGGGGCCTGGGAGAGCCGGGCCAGGCAGCGACTGTGCCGGGGCCTGCGCTGGGGCCGGCGCTGAGGCCGGGGTCTGGCCCGGAGCTGCGGTCGTAGCCGCTGCTGCCGCCGGGTCTGAGGATGAGGCTGGAGCCGGCGTTGGAGCTGGAACCGGCGCTGGAGCCGGCgctgaggctgaggctggggaTGGAGCCGAGGCCGGGTCTGAGGCCGCAGCCGGGGTTTCGGTTGGGGTGGCGGGAGGCGTGCTCGGCGGTACCGCCGGTGTGGCCATCTTGTCGAGAAGGAAGGAGCCGGGCGCGGAAGGGAGTGAGTTGACAAAGATTAGGAGCACGATAGGCTGAACCTGCACCACGTGAAGTAGATCTTTGTGCTTATTGGCTTCTGATGATGCTACTCACGGCTacaattttcttctctgagtttGTGCTCTTTGATTTCGGTCCGATGCGCACTCAGTGAGAAACGAGCTAAGTAGTTCCGAGTAAACTTGGAACCGCACTGAGAGGAGAGAAACAGCTGCCACCAGATGGAGCCAGAGAGCGGCGCAAGGGTCTCAATTGGTACTTCAATGGGATAATCGACATCAAGGTGCCTTTTAAAGGACTTTGTTCTTGACAGCATCCTAAGGTGTCAATGCAgtgagtcattcattcaacaatttgaATATGTGCCAGATGCTCTTTTGGAGCTTTgggatatatcagtgaacaaaacaaagatcacTGTCCTTGAAAAGTATACATTCTACTGGAGAGAGACAAATAAGTACATTATAGAATGTATtaggtgataagtgctatgaaaaaggaaaaattagctGAAAATAAGGAGGAAATCAGGAGTCGTGAGGAGTTAGAGCAGGTCAAAATGGGAATGTGAGATTTGAGTGGATTTAAAGGAGACGAGGGGTATGACCATTATTGGGGAGAAGAAcctccaggtagagggaacagagTGCAAAGACCTTAAGGCAGGAGCAGGCCTGGTGTGTTTGAGGCTATTTCATGGCTGGAGTGTTAGGATCAAGGCGGGGAGTAGCAGGACATGGATCTCTCCATAGGGCTTGGGGAGCAGATCATTAAGGACTTACCAGGCCGTGTAAGGACTTTGAGTTTTAGTCTGAGTCAGATGGAGTTTTGAGCCGGGAGGGTCATGCTCTGTCttagttttaaaagaatcacACTGGCTGCTTTGAGAAGAATAGAAAGGGGGAGTGGTTACTGGGCAGAGcgaggtgagagagaaagagcagagaGACACGTTAGATTGCCAGGTAATCTAAATGAGAAATGAGGGTGGCTGGGACCAGGACAGCAGCAGTGGAAGCGATGAGAGGTAGGGAAATGATGGACATATTTTGAGGGTAGAGGCAATAGGACTTTCTGAGAAATTGTATGTGAGGTGtgagaggagtcaaggatgactccaattTTTTGTGTTGAGCGACTAGTATGAAGAGGCTGTTGTCAATCGAGATGGTGAAACCTACAAGTGGAGTAGGTTTTGGGGAAAAGATCCCAAGCTCACTTTGGGATGTGTCACCCGTGAGATGTCGATTAGACATGCAAGCAGAAGTGTGGAGTGATCTGGTGGAGATACTAGTCTGTACTAtgggagaggattaaatgaggtgatgctCTGTAAAGTTCTTAGCATATGCCAGAAGTACATTAGTTATTAGTATTACAAGGTTGCTCTGCTCATTACTATGTGTGGAAGGAGCTCCGATCCTAACTTcctgtgtaactttgggcaatctacaggttggttggtttgtttttcctgagcctcagtttccttcttggTGTGGTGAGGATGATAACATCTGCCCGTCAGGAACTTGCCCACTCCCTTGGCTGGGTCAAGTGCCAGCGTCCAGCTGGCAAGGTCGATGGGTGAAGTTGGATTACGTAGCCCTGACTCTCGTGCCCAAGAGCTGCTTTCTCCTAGGATCTACCTTTTCTAGTTAGAATTCACATGATCCTGCTCCCCTGTCAGTACTCTGGGTGGGCATgcattctttcttttcattcctccaAACTCAGGTAAACAGCGTATCCAGAAAGGATTGAAAAGCAAGCCTTGAATTTGATGACTTGGATCTTTACCAACACTGGTAGAGCCGTGCCAGTGGAActgcggggagggggtgggcatgGAAACCAGAATTTGGGAGTTGACTCATGGTAGTGAGTACTGGCTACTCTCTCAAGGAAACTgcctgggaaggaaaggagacatTTAAAGCAGTAGCAGGGGGAACAGTAGGATTGAGATGGGGACAATTTAGGCTGACTCAGAGTCAGGAGCTGGTTCATCTTTAGCACCTGGCTTGATCTTTACCAGGAACAGGCTCCTGTGACTTCGTCGTTCTCcagtttccctttcctttctcctctctctctgtcctcaccATCTCACATGGGGACATTTCACATGAACACTCAGACATTCACACACACGGTGACTTTTGCATGTATATGTATTCTTACAAACACACGTGCCGTTGCACACTGACACGCCTTCCCCACACAAAAATACACAAGCGTCCATAGCACACTCCCGTGAGCACATGGAGAAATAAGCATTCACTCACACCCCAcggacaccccccccccacagaaCATACCCTCACACACTCGTACAGATGGGCACGTGCACatcacacatgcatacacacccTCATACACACGAGCAGCGGTCCCTCCCCATGCCCCTAGAAGTATAACTTTCAGAGAGATACAAGTTCTGGGGCACAGAAGATGAAACCAAAGGGCAGAGGCCGGAGTCTGTCTCTTTTTATTCCCATCTCACCCCTAACACCTCACTTGTATAGTGCAGATTATGGAGAAATGTACCGAGAGCATGTGCACGGCCTAGAGGAGCGGCAAGAAGGGGGCATCAGGGCGGCTACAACCAGCTGCTCCTGGTGGCCACGCCCAGCTCAGGGAGCCCAGCGTCATCGGCCTGTCTGCCCCAGTCCACTGTGACTCTGTTACAGTGTAGGCTCTATTAGATCCAGGGGGAAAGTCCTCCCAGGTCCCACCCATAGTGGTGCTACAGGGGTCGGCTGGCATGGGAAAGACAACACTGGCCAGAAAATGGTGCCGGACTGGACCACTGGCACCCTGTATCCGGGCCAGTTGGATGATGTCTTTTATGTGAGCTGCAGAGAAGTGGTCCTGCTGCCGGAGGGCAGACTGGACCAGCTCCTCTTCTGGCGCTGTGGGGAAAATCAAGCTCCCATCACAGAGACTCTGAGGCAGCTGGAATGGCTCCTGTTCATCCTGGATGACTGTGATGAGCTGCAGAGGGGCCCTTTGCAGAGAGGGTGAAGAGGCCGAGGTCCAGTCCCACGGAGGATGTGCTGCACCTTCTGTTGGGGAGGAATGCTAATGCTCCCAGGTCCACCCTTCTCGTCACCACCTGGGTGCTGGCTTTGTGAAATCTGGAGTCCTTGCTGAGAGAACCACCCCATGTCCACATCCTCAGAGAAACCTGAGAGGAGGAGGTATTTCAACTCCTACTTCACAGATAAGGAGCAAGCCAGAAATGCCCTTGACATTGTACAAAGAAATGATGTTCTCTAACAAAGCCATGTCAGGTTCCAGGCATTTGCTGCGTGGTCTGCTCCTGGCTGAAGGGGCAGATAGAGCGAGGCAGAGAGGTCTTGGAGATGCCCGGTAATTGTACTGATATCTTCATGGCCTACGTCTCCACCTTCCTGCCCCACAGTGCCCCTGGGGTCTGCTCTGAGCCCACCCGGGACAGGGTCCTGAGGGGCTGTGCCCCTTGGCAGCTGAGGGCATCGTGTTTGAAGAAGGTGACGTCAGGAAGCACAGTTTAGATGGGCTCAGCCTTGCTGCTTTCGTGAGCAGCAACAGCTACCAAGAGGGACTTGACATCAAGAAGTACAGCTTTTACCGCATTAGCTTATAGGAATTTTTTCATGCCATGTCCTACCTGGTGGAAGAGGACCGGAGCCagctggcggggggtgggggagagtgcTGCAGAGAAGTGAATAGGCTGCTAGATGAAAAGAAGCAGACAGGGGGTGAGGCGATGGCCCTCAGTATGCAGTTTTTATTGGACATATCGAAAAAAGAGGGCTCCTCGAACTGGGAGCTAAAGTTCTGCCTCAAAATTTCTCCCTCGATAAAGCAGGATCTGAAGTGCCTCAAAGAACGAATGGATTCTATAAAGCATTTCAGGACTTGGGATTTGGAATTCTCCCTGTATGAATCTAAAGTAAAGGGTTTGATAAAGGGTGTTCAGATGAGTGATGTATCGTTTAAGATGGAACATTTTCAGTGAAAAGAAATTCCATAGAAGTAACTCATTTTCTGTCAAAACCAGCTTGAGTAACGGacagtgatgaaataaaatttatactttaaGGCAGGACGAGAAAATTTAAACATCAAATTCTCTCTGCCCGTTtggacctcctccctccctccctgacgTGTGGTGTGCATCTGCATTACATGTTAACCAGAGTTCCTCAACGGTGGGAATGCCTGCTCAACTGTAAAGatcatttctttcccttccttctgatGCTAGCAATGTAACTTCTTAAAAGATTCGCTTTCTTTCCCAACTCTGTATGTGGGTCATGGTGACTTACCGCTCGCTTTGTACATGCTTACCTGAACTACTTatctttggtgaactttatgtagAATATCAGTATGTCATTTTGATGTATGATCCTTCGTCTCAAAAACCTATGACTGTGCCTTCGACTTCTAACAGGTGGAGCAGTTCTCAAAGCTTCTGAGAGCCTGTCTCGTGGGTTATAAGCTTCAGTTTGGCTTAACTTGATTGTCAATTTTCATTGacaacagaaaggagaaaaaatgtcCAATTGTGGGCAAAAGTAATAGAGCAGGGATCCAAAAGTCAACGTCTAATGGAAAAGGCAGAGGGACAGAGGAACTAGAGACAAGGAGATTAGGAGCAACAGGACGTGGGGCAGAGAAATGGGGACAGTAGAGATGAAGGGTCAGGAGAATGGTGGGGTGGAGGGACAGGAGGATGGGGGAAGACAGAGAGTAGGAAGGAATGGAGAGATGTGAAATTAGACTAATGCATACTGGAAGGGGTATAAGgacagaagagcaaaaagaaagagattaGATAATAGGGGATCAGAAGACTTGGAACATAGGACATGGGGAAAGGCCATGTGGAATGAGCCCTTAGGAACAACCACTTTTGCCATCAATGGCTCAAATTCACTTATTTAGCACCCATGCCCCCACTCCAGGCTGTTTCGATAGTGCAGAGTCTTATTTCAGTAGCTCCTCTTATATGTTAATGTCAGTGACCAAGCATGTGATTCTGACATTTGACTCTTTCCTGTGAAATAAACTCcctaatataataaaatgtgaacTGTGCTCATTCCACAATATTGGAAAATGTGAAGCATATCAGTGCTAACATCTAAAAcaagtattgggcttccctggtggcgcagtggttaggaatccgcctgccagtgcaggggacacgggttcgagccctggtccgggaagatcccacgtgctgtggagcaacgaggcccgtgcgccacaactactgagcctgtgcgctagagctcgtgagccacaactactgaagcccgcgcgcctagagcccgtgctccaaaacaagagaggcccacacactgcaaagaagagtagcccccgctcgctgcaactaaagaaagcccacgcacagcaatgaagacccaatgcagccaaaaataaataaataaaagaagtattGTACTGTGGTATAATGGAATGTCCCTTTGACTCTGTATTTGTGACTTACTGCTGCTTAAACAGTAGCTTCCCATCTTTCTAGAAACTTCTCAATTTTCCGTGTTGGGAATGAGCCATGGCTTGTCACAGACCTTTAGTCCTGGAAGCTCTACTGTGATTCGATTTAGCTCCATGCTAATAACATGTCATGACTGTCCCCAGAGGTGCCGTTAACtgacttttctttctggaaatgtCAGTCAGTTCTAAGCGCTAACTCTTAATCCCTTTTTTCTGCTTTGGTTCCCTCtgtagagaaaagaagaaaaagggaattcTAGATGGAGGTGTGGTCAGTTCCcagccctcattttacagatgaggaaattgaaggtCAGTCAGGAGCCCCATCAGTTTCTGGGGTTCCTCAGGGAGCTCTCTTAGCTCCCACACCTCAGCCCACCGTGTAGAGGTCCTCAAGGACTGTGCAGGCGCCGCAAACCTACCCCCACCCAGCAGTTGCTGCAGAAGGCTGATGCTGCCTCGGACCCTCAGTACCCCTTCCTGTAACAGGAAGGTTACAGACacccctctttttgtttttcacacaGTTTTATTGTTGTCATGACTTCTCACAAGTTGATTCCACGTGTACCAATTCCAGAAATCTGCTGGACGTGCCCAGATACCTGAATCCAAGGTAACTCAGCCTTGACTGATCAACTTGAGACCCCATGACACTAATTATTATGAACTCTTCTTCACACAGGAAGTTTGGTGTCTCCACATTTGATAATTCTATACGTAGCCTGTTGAGCACGTagattgtgtgtatatacagaaTCTGTGTAAGAAACTGCATGTCTGCCCATGTACTTAATTAAAGAGCAATTTGTACTGGGTTACTGAAGAGGCTGGTGGAACCTACTGAGCTAGGCTGTGTTGTCCCCTAGAGAGCCTGAATGCTCCCAGCTGACCAACTCCTGAGTATCATAGGGATTTTTTTGCAAACAGCAAAACAGGTGCCCAGCCACATTGCTGGATTTTCATGGGGCCAAGGAGGTCTGTTTAAAAAAACATGGATGTAATATCCAGTTGATGTTTAGAatgttatttcacttaggatTCACATTCAAATCAAACACGATTAAGCAAAAATTAAATGACCAactatattctctttttttttctttttttttaagctgatttCTAGTTAGGTCTGTCTGGCTCTTTCTAACAATGTCATCTGGGCTTCCACTCTCTTCCCTCTGTTGCTCTTTCTATAGTTGCCTTTTGCTCTTATTTCGGAGAGTGACCCTTATGTGTCAGAGAAGATGGCCATAAGGGGAGTCAATATAAACCACCCTTACAGCCAATAATCCCATAGGGAGGGAATAGTCTTTATCTCCCACAGGGAAATTGGGGAAGGATTCTGACCTGACCCTGAGCAGGTGTCAAGCCTTGAACAATCTCTTTGGTCTGGAAGATGAACTTCTCTGGCTTGGGTGAATCTCATGGCCTAGGCCACATTCCAAGGGCTGAGTAAGAAAGGACCAGCATCTCCTGAAACACAGGGAATGGAAGAGTGGATCTCCAAAGGAAAGGGTTCTGAGTAGACAAAATAATATATCATACTGCATACAGATATCGTGTGTCTGATGGACTGCGGTACCCTGAGAGGGCTGGGAaagagggagaaccaatgggatcCCCATGTGTAGAAGTCTTGAAGAATGGGCCCAACCAGGCTACGGGACGTGGTGGCTGGAAGGAGCAGTGATTCCAGGTGCAGAGAGAAGCTGGGCTCATctggtgcttttatttatttatgtttccttttctatTCAGTAGCAGTGATTTCTGTCTTTCAGCTCCCTGatcttctgtatcatttagtctgttattgattctttctagtgcatttttcatttcagttattgtatttatCTCTATTTGgttgttctctatattttctaactctttgttaaaaacttctaatttctTACTCTGTGCATCTATTCTCCCtttgagttctttgatcatctttatgatcattactctgaactctttctctgggcgattgcctatctccacttcatttagttcttcttctggggttttaccttgttccttagtctgaaacatattcctctgctgctTCATTCTAAGTTGCTGTTTGTATTTCTATGTGTGTGGTAGGTTAGTTATGTTTctcgaccttggagaagtggccctctgcAGGAGGCATCCTGTGCATCCCAGCAATGCACTCTCCTTTCCTCACCCAAGCTATACGCTCTAGCGATGCCCCCTAAGAGGGCcgtgtgggtccttctgttgtggcggGTTGACTGTGTGGGTCGTCTGGTGGGCTTTGTTGGCCCCTAGTCTGGATGGCTGCCAGGCCCTCCCTCGTGCAGATGCTGCTGGCTGCTGTTTAGCGGGGCCTGGCCACGAGGTGGCTGGTCGCGGAACCCCAGGAGGCCCCGGGGCTAgggctggctcactggtgggcagagtcagGGTCCCGAAGATTCTGGGGCTGCTGCCCACCCACTGGCAGGTGAAGCCAGGGCCTGGGGTTAGTGCGGGACTACaggcaggcagagctggttcctgGAGTCTGGCTGCAGGACCCAGGCATCCCAGGGCCCATTTCAGATCCTTGGTGGGTGTGGGAGGCTGTTCCTGACACTGTTGGGTATGGGGTCGGGGGTGTCCTGAAGGTTGCATGGGCCTGCTGGTGGGCAAaggccagggcccagctggtcccagggtagggTGTGGGTAGGGTCTGGCCTGCGTTGGGGAATCATAGTtttctgcttctgctgtctgcccctggtgggtagagctgggtcctggccctctggtgggcagggccgtgtctaGGGCTGCGTCTACAGGCGGCTGTAGGCTCTTTAGTCCTTAGACAGCCTGTCGCTGATGAGTGGGTTGTGTCCCCGCCcccttggttgtttggcctgaggcgtcccagcGGCACCTGCAGGCTGTTGGGCGGGGCCACGTCTTGGTGCTAAATGCGAGAGGGAGGAGCCCACACAATGGCGCCTGCCGGCACCGCCTTCCTCACGGTAGAACGAGCTCCCAAATACGGCTGCTGCCGGTGTCTATGTTCCCAGGGTGAGCCGCACCGGCCTCTCCAGAAgtctctccaagaccagcaggtaggtctggcccaggctcttaTCAATTACTGCTcttgccctgggtcctggtgcacatgAGGTTTTCCGTGCACCCtgtaagagtggagtctctatttcccctgGTCCTGAGGGGCTCCTGCAATTAAGCCcagctggccttcaaagccaaatgctctgggggcttgtcttcccgGTGCCAGACCCCCTGGCTGGGGAGCccgacgtggggctcagaactctcgctcctgtgggagaacctctgcactATAATTATTCCCCAGTTTGTGTATCGCCCACCTGAGGGGTATAGGGTTTGACTTGTTTGAGTTTCCCCCTCCTACCACTGGTCTTGGtttcattgtggttccttctttatgtctttagctgtagaagatcccttctggtaggttccagtctttttcactgatggttgttctgcagatagttgtgattttgatgtgctcccgagaggaggtgagctctgaGAGCCTCTCTACTCCACCGTCTTGGCTGCTCTCCTCATCTGGTCTTTACTTTGCTTCCCTTTGGGGGGCAGGAGGTGTGAACCATGGGAAAGAAAAGGCTGTGgtcaaaaggaaaaaactgggcttccctggtggcgcagtagttgagagtccgcctgccaatgcagcggacatgggttcgtgccccagtccaggaagatcccacatgccgcggagcggctgggcctgtgagccatggccgctgagcctgtgcgtccggagcctgtgctccgcaacgggagaggccacaactggaagaggcccgcgtacccgcaaaaaaaaaaaaaaaaaaaaaaaaaagaactccgtCCCTAGATAACAGCTGTGGGAACCTCTTCTGAAAGAGTGGGGTTTGAGAGTGGCAGGTGGAAGAgggtatcagacaaaatacaagatgcccagttaaatttgaatttcagatggacaatgaataattttttttacatgggACAtccttatattaaaatattatttgtcgTGTGTCTGAAACTCAAATTCAGACTGGGCATCCgatatttttatttgctcaatCTGGCTGCCCTATGTGGAGAAGGGTGATGGTAGAACAGGCAGCAGCCATGAGTCATGTGGAGTAAGATATCAGCTTCCATAGCTCCAACTACTGCTGAAATCCCCCGCCTCTCCTTGCCTTCCCTGGGACTCTTAAAAGGAAAGAGGCCCCTTGTACAACTCATAAACTGGTGAGGATCCTGTAGC encodes:
- the NLRP10 gene encoding LOW QUALITY PROTEIN: NACHT, LRR and PYD domains-containing protein 10 (The sequence of the model RefSeq protein was modified relative to this genomic sequence to represent the inferred CDS: inserted 6 bases in 5 codons; deleted 5 bases in 3 codons; substituted 3 bases at 3 genomic stop codons), with amino-acid sequence MKPKGRGRSLSLFIPISPLTPHLYSADYGEMYREHVHGLEERQEGGIXGGYNQLLLVATPSSGSPASSACLPQXHCDSVTVXALLDPGGKSSQVPPIVVLQGSAGMGKTTLAXKMVPDWTTGTLYPGQLDDVFYVSCREVVLLPEGRLDQLLFWRCGENQAPITETLRQLEWLLFILDDCDELQRPFAERVKRPRSSPTEDVLHLLLGRNANAPRSTLLVTTWVLALXNLESLLREPPHVHILXEKPERRRYFNSYFTDKEQARNALDIVQRNDVLTKPCQVPGICCVVCSWLKGQIERGREVLEMPGNCTDIFMAYVSTFLPHSAPGVCSEPTRDRVLRXLCPLAAEGIVFEEGDVRKHSLDGLSLAAFVSSNSYQEGLDIKKYSFYRISLXEFFHAMSYLVEEDRSQLAGGGGECCREVNRLLDEKKQTGGEAMALSMQFLLDISKKEGSSNWELKFCLKISPSIKQDLKCLKERMDSIKHFRTWDLEFSLYESKVKGLIKGVQMSDVSFKMEHFSEKKFHRSNSFSVKTSLSNGQKEKKCPIVGKSNRAGIQKSTSNGKGRGTEELETRRLGATGRGAEKWGQ